A genome region from Staphylococcus capitis subsp. capitis includes the following:
- a CDS encoding ATP-binding cassette domain-containing protein: MGSSIVLRLLKVTHYYRNKRAKKWYLPFGYGAEDINLNNISLHIYQGESLGIIGEPGSSKTLIGRILSGTVKPDKGKVSRTENLFYGDMEDRKVAHQSVQEYVDDMVQLFPYKASSHKAEQIIHWAHLAEQGENSISNLTEAEYAQLLLSIARSCQNKIIILSHVLSHLDDVFFERAIELSDDYIKNNSTLVLIDNDIDKISETTNYITWVSHGQIRKEGSLNQVLPIFKEHEKDRKSLDSKSQQENFDLDWKKSRTRMPEMTYNFKRIERYNHAKPPVFLVRILTLFASFLIGLTLMGILLFNDLGRVHVSENYTQASIQNQNKDPYEDKLTYGIALDGSTTLSGTQDSTLPKYGVATITGENSKKYRVEMDHKIYTVGKNELFNFNPAGLYESHSFKTLMPYIKTNYSTYYEYFNSHLHQKHNKVTKTLVPEKDNRYVVLITQQPLSMIFGDNDTLTGFVIPMEHKTDLKKKFDIKKDVWITKSGSGYFIADMKDDKWIYIEL, from the coding sequence ATGGGAAGTTCAATTGTTTTAAGGTTACTAAAAGTAACGCATTATTATAGGAATAAACGAGCAAAGAAATGGTACCTACCTTTTGGTTATGGTGCAGAAGATATTAATTTAAATAATATTTCTTTACATATATATCAAGGTGAATCATTAGGAATAATTGGTGAGCCGGGTTCTTCTAAAACGCTAATAGGCAGAATCTTAAGTGGAACGGTTAAGCCTGATAAAGGTAAGGTTTCCCGAACAGAGAATCTGTTTTACGGTGATATGGAAGACCGGAAAGTAGCACACCAATCTGTACAAGAATATGTTGACGATATGGTGCAACTATTTCCCTACAAAGCGAGTAGTCATAAGGCTGAACAAATTATCCACTGGGCTCATTTAGCTGAGCAAGGTGAAAACAGTATTTCTAATCTAACAGAAGCTGAATATGCGCAATTACTTCTCAGTATCGCTCGTTCTTGTCAAAACAAAATTATTATATTGAGTCATGTACTCTCGCATTTAGATGATGTGTTTTTCGAAAGAGCGATTGAATTATCAGATGATTACATAAAGAATAATAGTACACTCGTTTTAATAGATAATGATATTGATAAAATTAGCGAAACGACTAACTATATTACGTGGGTTTCTCACGGGCAAATTAGAAAGGAAGGCTCACTTAATCAAGTTTTACCTATTTTTAAAGAACATGAAAAAGACCGTAAAAGTTTAGATTCAAAATCGCAACAGGAAAATTTTGATTTAGATTGGAAAAAGAGTCGTACGCGTATGCCTGAGATGACTTATAACTTTAAGAGAATAGAGCGCTATAATCACGCTAAACCACCAGTGTTTTTAGTGAGAATATTAACTCTGTTTGCAAGTTTCTTAATCGGACTTACGTTAATGGGCATATTGCTTTTCAATGATTTAGGAAGGGTTCATGTTTCTGAGAATTATACTCAAGCTTCAATTCAAAATCAAAATAAAGATCCATATGAAGATAAACTCACTTATGGTATTGCTTTAGATGGTTCAACCACATTGAGTGGTACACAAGATTCGACTCTACCTAAATATGGCGTGGCTACGATTACTGGTGAAAATAGTAAAAAATATAGAGTAGAAATGGATCATAAAATATATACAGTAGGCAAAAATGAATTATTCAATTTTAATCCTGCAGGTTTATATGAATCACATAGTTTTAAAACGTTAATGCCATACATTAAAACAAACTATAGTACATATTATGAATACTTCAATAGTCATTTACATCAAAAGCATAACAAAGTGACTAAAACATTGGTCCCAGAAAAAGATAATCGTTATGTTGTTCTTATTACACAACAACCACTAAGTATGATTTTTGGTGACAATGATACGTTAACAGGCTTTGTAATTCCAATGGAACATAAAACTGACTTAAAGAAAAAATTTGACATTAAAAAAGATGTTTGGATTACGAAATCAGGTAGTGGCTATTTTATTGCTGATATGAAAGATGACAAATGGATATATATTGAATTGTAG
- the recX gene encoding recombination regulator RecX encodes MPKITKLEVQKKNKERFNLYLDGEFEMGIDIDTLVKFNLKKDQMLEPQDMEQIQKYDHYRRGVNMAIQYLSFKKRTEKEVRQYLEKNDVSQNAIEQVIEYCYRDKFIDHEDYAESLKNTMIRTSDKGPEIYKQKLYQLGIEPKIIDHFTALYEEQQPFEDVIKVGNKVMKTKKGPVVKVKQKVSQTLMQKGFTLETIQATMNELNFSQDEETLDNLLQRDLEKVYNKNCKKYDGQKLMMKTIEALMRKGYKYDKIKSKLEESGITDGTEEIE; translated from the coding sequence ATGCCAAAGATAACGAAGCTTGAGGTTCAAAAGAAGAATAAAGAGCGATTCAATCTTTATCTCGATGGAGAGTTCGAAATGGGGATTGATATAGATACGCTTGTGAAATTCAACTTGAAGAAAGATCAAATGTTAGAGCCTCAAGATATGGAACAAATTCAAAAATATGACCACTATCGTCGTGGAGTAAATATGGCGATTCAGTATTTATCATTTAAAAAACGCACGGAAAAAGAAGTACGTCAATATTTGGAAAAAAATGATGTTTCACAAAATGCAATCGAACAGGTAATAGAATATTGTTATAGAGATAAATTTATTGATCATGAAGATTATGCAGAAAGTTTAAAAAATACGATGATTCGAACGTCAGATAAAGGGCCTGAAATATATAAACAGAAATTATATCAATTGGGTATTGAGCCAAAGATTATCGATCATTTTACGGCTTTATATGAAGAACAACAACCATTTGAAGATGTAATAAAAGTGGGGAACAAAGTCATGAAAACGAAAAAAGGTCCTGTGGTTAAAGTAAAACAAAAGGTTTCCCAAACCTTAATGCAAAAAGGTTTTACCCTTGAGACGATTCAAGCGACGATGAATGAATTGAATTTTTCGCAAGATGAAGAGACCTTAGATAATTTATTGCAACGTGATTTAGAGAAAGTCTATAATAAAAATTGTAAAAAATATGATGGTCAAAAATTGATGATGAAAACCATTGAAGCGCTTATGAGAAAAGGTTATAAGTATGATAAAATTAAATCAAAATTAGAAGAAAGTGGTATAACAGATGGTACAGAAGAAATTGAGTGA
- a CDS encoding metal-dependent hydrolase: MDTATHIVMGVGLTALATQDPVMAGSFAATATTLVAGSLIPDGDTVLKLKDNATYISHHRGITHSIPFTILWPILITFLIFVIFNNTNPLHVWLWAQLAVFLHVFVDIFNSYGTQALRPITNKWIQLSVISTFDPIIFTLLCIGVLLWVLGIHPYFAFFPIVAILVIYYVIRFMMQSSIKKEALTQIENSHNPVKVFVAPTMKFHVWRVAIQTDKHDYVGTARWKDVEFTDKVKRQAMTPDSLLWKVKGNKDIFTFLNFSSIYRWQTTPLEDGTTEIRLMDLRYLNNGRYSFVAIAHLTHVNEIDHSYIGWVFSEDKLQRKLFSQ, translated from the coding sequence ATGGATACAGCCACACATATAGTTATGGGTGTAGGTCTCACTGCATTAGCAACACAAGATCCCGTCATGGCAGGTTCATTTGCAGCAACTGCAACCACTCTTGTTGCTGGTTCATTAATACCTGACGGTGATACTGTTTTAAAACTAAAAGATAATGCGACCTATATTTCTCATCATAGAGGAATTACCCATTCCATACCTTTCACTATTTTATGGCCAATTTTGATAACCTTTTTAATATTCGTTATTTTTAACAACACTAATCCACTACATGTTTGGCTATGGGCTCAACTTGCAGTATTTTTACATGTGTTTGTGGATATATTTAATTCTTACGGTACCCAAGCACTTAGACCCATAACCAATAAGTGGATTCAGTTAAGTGTCATTAGTACATTTGACCCTATTATTTTCACTCTTTTATGTATTGGTGTATTACTTTGGGTTTTAGGCATACATCCGTATTTCGCATTCTTCCCTATCGTAGCAATACTAGTGATTTATTATGTAATACGTTTTATGATGCAATCATCAATAAAAAAAGAGGCGTTAACTCAAATTGAAAATTCTCATAATCCTGTAAAAGTGTTTGTAGCTCCGACAATGAAATTTCATGTTTGGCGTGTGGCAATTCAAACCGATAAACATGATTATGTTGGAACTGCTCGGTGGAAAGATGTAGAATTTACTGATAAGGTAAAACGTCAAGCTATGACGCCTGATTCGTTACTTTGGAAGGTCAAAGGTAATAAAGATATATTTACTTTTTTAAATTTTTCATCCATTTATCGTTGGCAAACCACACCTTTAGAAGATGGTACAACAGAAATTCGATTAATGGATTTAAGATACCTTAATAATGGACGTTATTCATTTGTTGCAATTGCACATTTAACTCACGTCAATGAAATCGACCACTCTTACATCGGTTGGGTATTTAGCGAAGACAAACTACAACGCAAACTATTTTCACAATAA
- a CDS encoding ABC transporter ATP-binding protein, with product MIKRYLKFVKPYRYRIIATIIVGIIKFGIPMLIPLLIKYAIDGVINNHSLSNSEKFSHLAIAIGIALFIFVIVRPPIEYIRQYLAQWTSNKILYDIRKQLYNHLQALSARFYANNQVGQVISRVINDVEQTKDFILTGLMNIWLDCVTIIIALSIMFFLDVKLTIAAIFIFPFYILTVYFFFGRLRQLTRVRSQALAEVQGFLHERVQGMSVIKSFAIEDNEAQNFDHRNSHFLKRAFQHTRWNAYSFAAINTVTDLGPIIVIGVGAYLVINGAITVGTLAAFVGYLEQLFGPLRRLVSSFTTLTQSFASMDRVFQLMDEDYDIKNGIGAQPIEIKKGQIDLKNVSFKYNDNELEVLHDINLTINKGETVAFVGMSGGGKSTLISLIPRFYDVTSGEILVDGNNVKDFLTGSLRNQIGLVQQDNILFSDTVKENILLGRPDATDDEIVEAAKMANAHDFIMNLPEGYDTEVGERGVKLSGGQKQRLSIARIFLNNPPILILDEATSALDLESEAIIQEALDVLSKDRTTLIVAHRLSTITHADKIVVMENGQIVETGTHQELIQKQGAYEHLYSIQNL from the coding sequence ATGATTAAACGATATTTAAAATTCGTCAAACCATATAGATATCGTATTATTGCAACTATTATCGTGGGTATTATTAAATTTGGTATACCTATGTTAATACCGTTATTGATTAAATACGCTATAGATGGAGTAATTAATAACCACTCACTATCAAATAGTGAAAAGTTTAGTCATCTTGCAATCGCAATTGGCATTGCTCTATTTATATTTGTAATAGTACGTCCGCCCATTGAATATATCAGACAATATTTAGCTCAATGGACAAGTAACAAAATTTTATATGATATCCGTAAACAACTATATAATCATTTACAAGCTTTAAGTGCACGTTTCTACGCAAATAACCAAGTTGGACAGGTGATTTCTCGCGTTATTAATGACGTAGAACAAACAAAAGACTTTATACTTACAGGGTTAATGAATATTTGGTTAGACTGCGTTACTATTATCATCGCTTTATCTATTATGTTCTTTTTAGATGTTAAATTAACTATTGCAGCTATTTTCATTTTCCCATTCTATATTTTAACGGTTTATTTCTTCTTCGGAAGATTGAGACAATTGACACGTGTACGTTCTCAAGCACTTGCTGAAGTTCAAGGTTTCTTGCATGAACGAGTTCAAGGTATGTCAGTGATTAAAAGTTTCGCAATAGAAGATAATGAAGCTCAAAATTTTGATCACCGTAATAGTCATTTTTTAAAGCGCGCCTTTCAACATACACGTTGGAATGCCTATTCATTTGCAGCAATAAACACTGTAACAGACTTAGGACCAATTATTGTAATAGGCGTTGGCGCATACTTAGTTATTAATGGTGCTATTACTGTAGGTACACTTGCAGCATTTGTAGGGTACTTAGAACAATTATTTGGACCTTTAAGAAGACTTGTTTCTTCATTTACTACATTAACTCAAAGCTTTGCTTCGATGGACAGGGTTTTCCAACTTATGGATGAAGATTATGACATTAAGAATGGTATCGGTGCACAACCTATTGAAATTAAAAAAGGGCAAATCGATTTGAAGAATGTCAGCTTTAAATATAATGATAATGAATTAGAAGTTTTGCATGATATTAATTTAACAATTAATAAGGGCGAAACTGTAGCTTTTGTTGGTATGAGTGGTGGTGGAAAATCAACTTTAATTAGTTTAATTCCACGATTTTATGACGTTACGTCAGGTGAAATTTTAGTTGATGGCAATAATGTGAAAGATTTCTTAACAGGTAGTTTAAGAAATCAAATTGGTCTCGTTCAACAAGATAATATTTTATTTTCAGACACTGTGAAAGAAAATATTTTATTAGGTAGACCTGATGCAACGGATGACGAGATAGTTGAAGCGGCCAAGATGGCAAACGCGCATGACTTTATTATGAATTTACCTGAAGGCTATGACACTGAAGTTGGAGAGCGAGGCGTGAAACTTTCTGGAGGACAAAAGCAACGTCTTTCAATTGCACGTATATTCTTAAATAATCCACCGATACTTATTTTAGATGAAGCAACCAGTGCGTTAGATTTAGAAAGTGAAGCTATTATACAAGAGGCGTTGGATGTATTAAGTAAAGATAGAACAACTTTAATTGTAGCTCACAGGCTGTCTACAATTACGCATGCAGATAAAATAGTGGTTATGGAAAATGGTCAGATTGTTGAAACAGGTACACATCAAGAGTTAATCCAGAAACAAGGTGCGTACGAACATTTATATAGTATTCAAAATTTATAA
- a CDS encoding YfhH family protein, translated as MVQKKLSEMSEQELRHEIQTYKEKMRKAEMNGIMNEYDVYQSKVIIAESYLVDRNKVEIGKIYKLNDGSEQYFKVERLKGVFAWGFRIKSSEPEEGLPLALLKI; from the coding sequence ATGGTACAGAAGAAATTGAGTGAGATGTCTGAACAAGAATTAAGACATGAAATTCAAACATACAAAGAGAAAATGCGTAAAGCTGAAATGAATGGAATTATGAATGAATACGATGTGTACCAAAGTAAAGTCATCATTGCAGAAAGCTATCTGGTTGATCGTAATAAAGTTGAAATTGGAAAAATTTACAAATTGAACGATGGCAGCGAACAATACTTTAAAGTAGAGAGATTAAAAGGCGTCTTTGCTTGGGGCTTCAGAATAAAAAGTAGCGAACCAGAAGAAGGTCTACCATTAGCATTATTAAAAATTTAG
- the sgtB gene encoding monofunctional peptidoglycan glycosyltransferase SgtB codes for MKRTEKYADSYNEQHSESRRPHYNTYYQPVGKPPKKKKSNKILLKILIIVIVLVAIFMGAMYVLSSRANVDDLKSIENKSNFVSADNMPNYVKGAFISMEDERFYNHHGFDLKGTTRALFSTISDRDVQGGSTITQQVVKNYYYDNERSFTRKIKELFVAHKVEQQYNKNEILSFYVNNIYYGDDQYTLEGAANHYFGTTVNKNNQSMQQITVLQSAILASKVNAPSVYDVNNMSSNYTNRVKANLEKMKQQDFITDEQYKEAMSQLSN; via the coding sequence ATGAAAAGAACTGAAAAATATGCGGATTCTTATAATGAGCAACATTCTGAATCACGTAGACCTCATTATAATACGTATTACCAACCAGTAGGTAAACCTCCGAAAAAGAAAAAAAGTAATAAGATTTTATTGAAAATACTAATTATAGTCATTGTACTCGTAGCAATATTCATGGGAGCAATGTATGTCTTATCTTCAAGAGCTAACGTGGATGATTTAAAATCAATTGAAAATAAAAGTAATTTCGTTTCTGCAGATAACATGCCTAACTATGTTAAAGGTGCCTTTATTTCAATGGAAGATGAACGTTTTTATAATCATCATGGTTTTGATTTAAAAGGAACTACACGTGCATTGTTTTCAACAATTAGTGATCGTGATGTACAAGGAGGTAGCACGATTACTCAACAAGTAGTAAAAAATTATTATTATGATAATGAACGCTCTTTCACTAGAAAAATTAAAGAGTTGTTTGTAGCCCACAAGGTTGAACAGCAGTATAACAAAAATGAGATTTTAAGTTTTTATGTTAATAATATTTATTATGGTGATGACCAATATACACTTGAAGGTGCTGCAAATCATTATTTTGGAACAACTGTTAATAAAAACAATCAAAGCATGCAACAGATTACTGTATTGCAAAGTGCTATATTAGCTAGTAAAGTCAATGCACCGAGTGTGTATGATGTTAATAATATGTCATCTAATTATACGAACCGTGTAAAAGCTAATTTGGAAAAAATGAAGCAACAAGATTTTATTACTGATGAGCAATATAAAGAAGCAATGTCACAATTAAGCAATTAA
- the mutY gene encoding A/G-specific adenine glycosylase, whose protein sequence is MYQEESFKKRIVEWFNKNQREMPWRETTNPYYIWLSEVMLQQTQVNTVIDYYHRFVNRFPTIAALSEAHEDEVLKYWEGLGYYSRARNFHTAVKEVESQYGGEVPSDPDLFKKLKGVGPYTQAAVMSIAFNQPLATVDGNVFRVWSRLNNDYRDTKLQSTRKAFEEELNPYVQEDSGTFNQAMMELGALICTPKSPLCLFCPVQDNCEAFHEGTTEDLPIKTKNIKKKTINQKVFLIRNNNGQYLLEKRQEKLLNGMWQFPMREASVADNLLTQELGVKVETIEEPIFELRHQFTHMTWNIKVYSVPTSINLSENELPSNMIWFNLDNRDNHTFPVSMDKIYRFIIG, encoded by the coding sequence ATGTATCAAGAGGAATCTTTTAAAAAGAGAATTGTGGAGTGGTTTAACAAAAATCAGCGTGAAATGCCTTGGCGAGAAACCACTAATCCATATTACATATGGCTTAGTGAAGTAATGTTGCAACAGACACAAGTTAACACGGTTATTGACTATTATCATAGGTTTGTTAATCGATTCCCTACAATAGCAGCTTTAAGCGAAGCACATGAGGACGAAGTGCTTAAATATTGGGAAGGCCTAGGTTATTATAGTCGCGCTCGTAATTTTCATACAGCTGTTAAAGAAGTTGAATCTCAATATGGTGGAGAAGTCCCGTCTGATCCAGATCTTTTCAAAAAATTAAAAGGAGTGGGTCCCTATACACAAGCAGCAGTGATGAGTATAGCGTTTAACCAACCTTTAGCAACTGTTGATGGTAATGTTTTCCGAGTATGGTCTCGATTGAACAATGATTATCGTGATACGAAATTACAATCGACACGTAAAGCGTTTGAGGAAGAGTTAAATCCATATGTTCAAGAAGATTCAGGGACATTTAATCAAGCTATGATGGAATTAGGTGCACTCATTTGTACACCGAAATCTCCCTTATGTTTATTTTGCCCAGTGCAAGATAATTGTGAGGCTTTTCATGAAGGGACGACTGAAGATCTTCCAATTAAAACTAAAAATATTAAAAAGAAAACTATCAATCAAAAAGTATTTCTTATTAGAAATAATAATGGACAATATCTACTTGAAAAACGACAAGAAAAATTGTTGAACGGAATGTGGCAATTTCCTATGAGGGAAGCAAGTGTAGCTGATAATTTATTAACTCAAGAATTAGGAGTTAAAGTCGAAACTATAGAAGAGCCCATCTTTGAATTACGTCATCAGTTTACCCATATGACTTGGAATATTAAAGTTTATAGTGTACCTACATCTATAAATCTCTCGGAGAATGAACTCCCCTCAAACATGATTTGGTTTAATTTAGATAACAGGGATAATCATACATTTCCTGTATCAATGGACAAAATATACCGTTTTATTATTGGATAA
- a CDS encoding acyl-CoA thioesterase, translated as MSNENRKMKAMSEAKCIKNRQVFPQDTNHHHTMFGGSLMANIDEIAAITAMKHAGAQVVTASTDSVDFLRPIKTGDILSYEAMVSYAGTSSMEICVQIIIDDVFNNERHLAALSFLTFVALDEDGKPTDVPGVYPETDVEKWFHESAPQRVERRKERRTESKKTIEYLSEVRHIEK; from the coding sequence ATGTCTAACGAGAATAGAAAAATGAAAGCAATGTCGGAAGCGAAATGTATTAAAAATAGACAAGTGTTTCCACAAGATACCAATCATCATCATACGATGTTTGGTGGGTCATTAATGGCAAATATCGATGAAATTGCTGCCATTACTGCTATGAAACATGCTGGAGCGCAAGTCGTTACTGCTTCAACTGATTCTGTTGACTTCTTGAGACCTATCAAAACTGGAGACATTTTGTCTTATGAAGCAATGGTTTCTTATGCTGGCACAAGCTCTATGGAAATTTGTGTACAAATCATCATTGATGATGTTTTTAATAATGAGCGCCATTTAGCAGCATTAAGCTTTTTAACATTTGTTGCGCTTGATGAAGATGGTAAACCTACAGATGTTCCAGGCGTGTATCCTGAAACAGATGTAGAAAAATGGTTCCACGAAAGTGCACCACAGCGCGTAGAGAGACGTAAAGAACGTCGCACTGAAAGTAAGAAAACAATCGAATATTTATCTGAAGTCAGACATATTGAAAAATAA
- a CDS encoding SE1561 family protein: protein MSEQQTIDQIKTRLNKFIEDIDHVNPDEVRVEDIDEWIGLLDQLEEKVKQVSK, encoded by the coding sequence ATGAGTGAACAACAAACTATTGATCAAATTAAGACACGTTTAAATAAATTTATTGAGGACATTGACCATGTAAACCCTGATGAAGTACGTGTAGAGGATATAGATGAGTGGATTGGTCTGTTAGATCAATTAGAAGAGAAGGTAAAACAAGTTTCAAAATAA
- the yfkAB gene encoding radical SAM/CxCxxxxC motif protein YfkAB, with protein MTNKKPISIQNDPWEAYNDIIDHGKLTLSNIEFTTTNLCNMRCSHCAVGYTLQTKDPDPLPMDVIYRRLDEIPNLRTMSITGGEPMFSKKSIKNVVKPLLKYAFDRGIYVQMNSNLTLPQDRYLEIAEYIDVMHISHNWGTIQEFTDVGFGAMKKQPPLKAKLKLYEQMLDNSRTLSEQGMFVSAETMLNQSTLPYLDKIHNEIVNDMKCSRHEVHPMYPADFASQLNVLSLKEMKDAINHLLDIRDEDIWMLFGTLPIYPCINDKNDQKLLQRLRDAKNVTMRNDPDGRSRLNVNVFTGNVIVTDFGDENGTISNIQKDKLTDVFDQWLDSELAKSLNCHCPKYQCLGPNVLVKNMYYPKTDFKHKEKEMHARHIFS; from the coding sequence ATGACAAACAAAAAACCTATTTCTATCCAAAACGACCCATGGGAAGCTTACAATGATATTATAGATCATGGAAAGTTAACACTTAGTAACATCGAATTTACCACTACTAACCTTTGTAATATGCGTTGTAGCCATTGCGCAGTTGGTTATACACTTCAAACTAAAGATCCAGATCCCCTTCCAATGGATGTAATTTATCGTAGGCTTGATGAAATACCAAATTTAAGAACGATGTCTATTACTGGTGGAGAGCCAATGTTCTCTAAGAAATCAATTAAAAATGTGGTTAAACCTTTACTTAAATATGCATTTGATCGTGGAATTTATGTTCAAATGAATTCTAATTTAACATTACCTCAAGATAGATATCTTGAAATAGCTGAATATATCGATGTCATGCATATTTCTCATAACTGGGGTACAATTCAAGAATTTACTGATGTAGGCTTTGGGGCTATGAAGAAGCAACCACCATTAAAAGCTAAACTTAAATTATATGAACAAATGCTTGATAACTCTCGCACTTTATCTGAACAAGGAATGTTTGTTTCTGCCGAAACGATGCTTAATCAAAGTACGCTACCTTACTTAGACAAAATTCATAATGAAATCGTAAATGACATGAAATGTAGCCGTCATGAGGTTCATCCGATGTATCCTGCTGATTTTGCCAGTCAACTCAATGTACTTTCTTTAAAAGAAATGAAAGATGCTATTAACCACTTGCTTGATATTCGAGATGAAGATATATGGATGCTATTTGGAACTTTACCAATTTATCCATGTATTAATGATAAAAATGATCAAAAATTATTGCAAAGACTAAGAGATGCTAAAAACGTGACAATGAGAAACGATCCAGACGGCCGTAGTAGATTAAACGTTAACGTTTTTACTGGTAATGTAATTGTTACTGATTTCGGTGATGAAAACGGTACAATTTCAAATATACAGAAAGATAAATTAACAGACGTATTTGACCAGTGGCTAGATTCAGAATTAGCAAAATCACTCAATTGCCATTGTCCTAAATATCAATGCCTTGGACCTAACGTATTAGTAAAAAATATGTATTATCCTAAAACCGACTTCAAACATAAAGAAAAAGAAATGCATGCGCGTCATATTTTTTCTTAA
- a CDS encoding type 1 glutamine amidotransferase domain-containing protein, whose protein sequence is MTKKVAIILADEFEDIELTSPKEAIENAGFETEIVGDTANHEVVGKHGEKATVQVSIADAKPEDYDALLIPGGFSPDHLRGDAEGRYGTFAKYFTKNDVPTFAICHGPLVLIDTDDLNGRTLTGVLNVRKDLSNAGAQVVDESVVVDNNIVTSRTPDDLDDFNREIVKQLEA, encoded by the coding sequence ATGACTAAAAAAGTAGCAATCATTCTTGCAGATGAATTTGAAGATATTGAATTAACTAGTCCAAAAGAAGCTATAGAAAATGCAGGATTTGAAACTGAAATTGTTGGAGATACTGCAAATCATGAAGTTGTAGGAAAACATGGCGAGAAAGCTACAGTTCAAGTAAGTATTGCTGATGCTAAACCTGAAGATTATGATGCATTATTAATCCCTGGTGGTTTCTCACCTGACCATTTACGCGGAGATGCAGAAGGACGTTACGGCACATTTGCTAAATACTTCACTAAAAATGATGTTCCAACATTTGCAATTTGCCATGGTCCATTAGTATTAATTGATACTGATGATTTAAATGGTCGTACATTAACTGGAGTATTAAATGTACGTAAAGACTTATCTAACGCAGGTGCTCAAGTGGTTGATGAATCAGTAGTAGTTGATAACAATATTGTTACAAGTCGTACACCTGACGATTTAGATGATTTCAATAGAGAAATTGTTAAACAATTAGAAGCTTAA
- a CDS encoding DUF402 domain-containing protein, which yields MVKESIPKEGETIKIQSYKHDGNIHRVWSETTILKGTDHVIIGGNDHTLVTESNGRTWITREPAIVYFHSEYWFNVICMFREDGIYYYCNLSSPFVSDEEALKYIDYDLDIKVYPNGKYHLLDEDEYELHMNQMNYPHDIDVILRRNVDILQQWIEQKKGPFAPDFIKVWKERYKKIRDY from the coding sequence ATGGTTAAAGAGTCCATACCTAAAGAAGGAGAAACGATTAAAATTCAAAGTTATAAACATGATGGCAATATACATCGTGTTTGGTCTGAAACGACAATTCTAAAAGGGACTGACCATGTGATTATAGGTGGGAATGATCATACGTTAGTAACTGAAAGTAACGGTCGCACATGGATTACAAGAGAACCAGCTATTGTCTATTTTCATTCGGAGTATTGGTTTAATGTTATTTGTATGTTTAGAGAAGATGGGATTTATTATTACTGTAATTTATCATCACCTTTCGTGTCCGATGAAGAAGCGCTAAAATATATCGATTATGATTTAGATATTAAAGTTTATCCTAATGGTAAGTATCACTTACTCGATGAAGATGAGTATGAACTACATATGAACCAAATGAACTATCCTCATGATATTGACGTTATTTTGAGAAGAAATGTCGACATCTTACAGCAATGGATTGAGCAGAAGAAAGGACCGTTCGCTCCAGATTTTATTAAAGTGTGGAAAGAGCGTTATAAAAAGATTAGAGATTATTAA